From the Arthrobacter sp. PM3 genome, one window contains:
- a CDS encoding rhomboid family intramembrane serine protease, with protein MLEPSGGGQPGAGDTPAVRARRGLLVVGSFVVLLYLIEIVNTVMLHALNRTFGLRPRSLDGILDILTFPLLHASLAHLMSNTLPLVIFGFLVFLSGRRVFITALAASWLASGILVWLIGGTSVTVGASGLVFGLFSFLLVRGFFNRSWWQIVLSVVLFMAYGGILFGVLPTVASFVSWQAHLGGAIGGVVAALLLSTRRPR; from the coding sequence GTGCTGGAGCCGTCCGGCGGCGGCCAGCCGGGAGCCGGGGACACCCCCGCAGTACGGGCCCGCCGGGGCCTGCTGGTGGTGGGCTCGTTCGTGGTGTTGCTGTACCTGATCGAGATCGTCAACACCGTCATGCTCCATGCCCTGAACCGCACGTTCGGGCTGCGCCCGCGCAGCCTGGACGGGATCTTGGACATCCTGACGTTTCCGCTGCTGCACGCCAGCCTGGCCCACCTGATGTCCAACACGCTCCCGCTGGTCATCTTCGGGTTCCTCGTGTTCCTGTCCGGCCGGCGCGTCTTCATCACCGCCCTGGCCGCCAGCTGGCTTGCCTCGGGAATTCTCGTCTGGCTGATCGGCGGCACCAGCGTCACCGTCGGCGCGTCCGGACTGGTATTCGGGCTGTTCTCGTTCCTGCTGGTCCGCGGCTTCTTCAACCGGAGCTGGTGGCAGATCGTGCTGTCGGTGGTCCTGTTCATGGCCTACGGCGGCATCCTGTTCGGCGTCCTGCCCACAGTGGCCAGCTTCGTCTCATGGCAGGCCCACCTGGGCGGGGCAATCGGCGGCGTCGTGGCGGCGCTGCTGCTAAGCACGCGGCGCCCGCGGTAA
- the greA gene encoding transcription elongation factor GreA produces the protein MSTTNSATAAWLTQEAFDRLKAELDHLSGAGRAEIVQKIEAARQEGDLKENGGYHAAKEEQGKIEARIRQLTVLLRDAHVGEAPADDGIVEPGMIVVAKIAGDEETFLLGSREIAGGSDLDVFSEKSPLGAAIVGHKEGDKLSYTAPNGKAIAVEIISAKPYTG, from the coding sequence GTGTCTACCACCAACAGCGCAACTGCGGCTTGGCTAACCCAGGAAGCTTTTGACCGCCTGAAGGCAGAGCTGGACCACCTTTCCGGCGCAGGCCGGGCAGAAATCGTCCAGAAGATCGAAGCCGCGCGCCAGGAGGGCGACCTCAAGGAAAACGGCGGCTACCACGCTGCCAAGGAGGAGCAGGGCAAGATCGAGGCCCGCATCCGCCAGCTCACGGTACTCCTGCGCGACGCCCACGTCGGCGAGGCCCCGGCCGATGACGGAATCGTGGAGCCGGGCATGATCGTCGTGGCAAAGATTGCCGGCGACGAGGAAACCTTCCTCCTCGGCTCCCGCGAGATCGCCGGTGGCTCGGACCTGGACGTCTTCAGCGAGAAGTCACCCCTCGGCGCGGCCATCGTGGGCCACAAGGAGGGCGACAAGCTCAGCTACACCGCCCCGAACGGCAAGGCCATCGCGGTGGAAATCATCTCCGCCAAGCCGTACACCGGCTGA
- a CDS encoding DUF4307 domain-containing protein: protein MTSEDQPAAPAPTSLANRYGGQKRALTRKAKRNILIAGLAVGIAFLAWVSTSAATASVSFKDIGYSTRDATLTEIDFQVTKEPATDAKCAVKAMDSKFAIVGWQVVDIAPNGADVGTDGGRTTAHRAELRTESQAVSAVVDSCWIPDAGK, encoded by the coding sequence GTGACTTCCGAGGATCAGCCCGCCGCGCCGGCACCTACCAGCCTAGCCAATCGTTACGGCGGCCAAAAGCGCGCGCTGACCCGCAAGGCCAAACGCAACATCCTCATCGCCGGCCTCGCCGTGGGCATCGCCTTCCTGGCCTGGGTGTCGACGTCGGCGGCCACCGCCAGCGTGAGCTTCAAGGACATCGGCTACAGCACCCGCGACGCCACGCTGACGGAGATCGACTTCCAGGTCACCAAGGAGCCGGCGACGGACGCCAAATGCGCCGTCAAAGCCATGGACTCGAAGTTCGCGATTGTCGGCTGGCAGGTCGTGGACATCGCCCCCAACGGGGCCGACGTCGGCACGGACGGCGGACGCACCACCGCCCACCGCGCCGAACTGCGCACGGAGTCCCAAGCGGTCTCCGCCGTCGTCGACAGCTGCTGGATTCCCGACGCCGGAAAGTAG
- the mca gene encoding mycothiol conjugate amidase Mca: MTAAPSPSAPLRLLAVHAHPDDESSKGAATMAMYAAAGVDVLVATCTDGSRGDIQNPAMEGKPHPKRDMAGARRLEMDAAAKVLGVRQRWLGFVDSGLPEGDPLPDLPAGCFALQPLERAAAPLVRLVRDFKPQVILSYDENGGYPHPDHIMAHRVAVEAFAAAGDPARYPGTGEPWTPSKLYYDRAFSPDRFRALHFALEEAGLQSPYAERLAAWLEADAEGHTPPPPTHPTTTQIECGDFFEARDEALRSHRTQVDPEGFFFAVSPAMQRRVWPWEDYSLIESRIPSELPEKDLFAGLR; encoded by the coding sequence ATGACAGCAGCCCCCAGCCCGTCAGCCCCGCTCCGTCTGCTGGCGGTCCATGCTCATCCCGACGACGAATCGAGCAAGGGCGCCGCCACGATGGCCATGTACGCCGCCGCCGGGGTGGACGTCCTGGTGGCCACCTGCACCGACGGCTCCCGCGGCGACATCCAGAACCCGGCCATGGAGGGCAAACCGCACCCCAAACGCGACATGGCCGGGGCGCGCCGGCTTGAGATGGATGCCGCGGCCAAGGTCCTCGGCGTCCGGCAGCGCTGGCTCGGATTCGTGGATTCCGGCCTGCCGGAGGGCGATCCGCTGCCGGACCTGCCGGCGGGGTGCTTCGCCCTGCAGCCGCTGGAGCGGGCGGCCGCGCCCCTGGTCCGGCTGGTTCGGGACTTCAAGCCGCAGGTGATCCTGAGCTATGACGAGAACGGCGGCTACCCGCACCCGGACCACATCATGGCGCACCGCGTGGCCGTCGAGGCGTTCGCTGCTGCCGGCGATCCCGCCCGGTACCCGGGCACCGGGGAGCCCTGGACGCCCAGCAAGCTCTACTATGACCGCGCCTTCAGCCCGGACCGCTTCCGCGCACTCCACTTCGCCCTGGAAGAGGCCGGCCTGCAGTCGCCGTATGCCGAGCGTCTGGCCGCTTGGCTCGAAGCGGACGCCGAGGGCCACACCCCGCCGCCGCCGACCCACCCCACCACCACCCAGATCGAGTGCGGCGACTTTTTCGAAGCCCGGGACGAGGCACTGCGGTCCCACCGCACCCAGGTGGACCCGGAAGGGTTCTTCTTCGCGGTCTCTCCGGCCATGCAGCGCAGGGTCTGGCCGTGGGAGGACTACTCCCTCATCGAGTCCCGCATCCCGTCGGAACTGCCCGAAAAGGACCTTTTCGCCGGGCTAAGATAG
- a CDS encoding thioredoxin domain-containing protein, with translation MQDPATADGGTPDPQPEASNALAAEPSAYLRQHAGNPVHWQPFGDAAFAAAAARDVPVFLSIGYAACHWCHVMAHESFEDPDTAEYLNARFVPVKVDREERPDVDAVYMAATQAISGEGGWPMSVFLLPDGRAFHAGTYFPPRPLPGRPSFRQVLEAVSEAWTQRRGAVEANATTLARGIAASQPAAAVRLDGTPAPLDPSLLADAVGALSRSEDQAHGGFGGPPKFPPSAVLEFLIRHAAVPSDTAAAARDMAGRTLAAMSRSALFDQLDGGFARYSVTRDWSVPHFEKMLYDNAQLLRVYAHWVRLGGTPEYPAAEAAGVAGRTADWLLARLGLPPEGQGPAVALASSLDADTVVDGVHAEGASYLWTPAGLEALLGPDDGAAVAALMNVRSPGSVTADGSPLHPGRELAGAEAALWQRVRPVLAAERAARPRPGRDEKVVAGWNGLAVAALADAGAVLSRPDLVDAAERIAGYLERVHWQPSGEGPGRLIRVSHSGAARGIGGLLEDYAFFAEGLFALYGVTGHTRWYRLAEAVLAAACARFAADGGLKDTAGESAQVTAAQGGRDGLDVFDNAAPSGAAALAGALVTHAALSGSTADRALAANILSLLPPLALRAPRVAGWLLATAQAALAGPVEAAVAGPDTPERAALHRELLRSASPGLVIAVQDDDAGPPVPLLRGRGAAPDGSPQVFLCRDMVCDLPAGSVEEVRRRLARMAS, from the coding sequence ATGCAGGACCCGGCAACCGCTGACGGCGGCACCCCTGACCCGCAGCCCGAGGCATCGAACGCCCTGGCCGCGGAACCCTCTGCCTATCTGCGCCAGCACGCCGGCAACCCCGTTCACTGGCAGCCCTTCGGCGACGCGGCCTTCGCCGCCGCAGCCGCCCGGGACGTGCCGGTGTTCCTCTCGATCGGCTACGCCGCCTGCCACTGGTGCCACGTCATGGCGCACGAATCCTTTGAGGACCCGGACACCGCCGAGTACCTGAACGCCCGCTTCGTCCCCGTCAAGGTGGACAGGGAGGAACGCCCCGACGTCGACGCCGTCTACATGGCGGCCACCCAGGCCATCAGCGGCGAGGGCGGCTGGCCCATGTCAGTCTTCCTCCTGCCGGACGGCCGTGCCTTCCACGCCGGCACTTACTTTCCGCCCCGGCCCCTGCCCGGCCGGCCCTCCTTCCGCCAGGTCCTGGAAGCCGTCAGCGAAGCCTGGACGCAGCGGCGCGGCGCCGTCGAAGCCAATGCCACCACCCTGGCGCGCGGCATCGCAGCGTCCCAACCGGCCGCCGCCGTCCGGCTCGACGGGACGCCGGCACCCCTGGATCCGTCACTTCTGGCCGACGCCGTCGGAGCCCTGTCCCGCTCCGAGGACCAAGCCCACGGCGGGTTCGGCGGCCCGCCGAAATTCCCGCCGTCGGCCGTGCTCGAATTCCTGATCCGGCACGCAGCCGTGCCCTCCGACACCGCCGCGGCGGCCAGGGACATGGCGGGCCGGACCCTCGCCGCAATGTCCCGTTCGGCGCTCTTCGACCAGCTTGACGGCGGCTTTGCCCGGTACAGCGTGACCCGGGACTGGTCCGTCCCGCATTTCGAGAAAATGCTCTACGACAACGCCCAGCTGCTGCGGGTCTACGCCCACTGGGTGCGGCTGGGCGGCACCCCCGAATATCCGGCCGCGGAAGCCGCCGGGGTCGCCGGGCGAACTGCGGACTGGCTCCTCGCCCGGCTCGGGCTGCCGCCGGAGGGACAGGGACCGGCCGTGGCCCTGGCATCGTCCCTGGACGCCGACACGGTGGTCGACGGCGTGCACGCCGAGGGCGCCAGCTATTTGTGGACCCCCGCCGGGCTGGAGGCTCTCCTGGGACCGGACGACGGCGCCGCCGTCGCCGCCCTCATGAACGTCCGGTCGCCGGGCAGCGTGACCGCCGACGGCTCGCCCCTGCATCCGGGCCGGGAGCTCGCTGGCGCGGAGGCCGCGCTGTGGCAGCGGGTCCGTCCGGTGCTGGCAGCCGAACGCGCCGCCCGGCCCCGGCCCGGCCGGGATGAGAAGGTCGTGGCCGGCTGGAACGGGCTGGCCGTCGCGGCACTCGCGGACGCCGGAGCCGTCCTGTCCCGGCCGGACCTCGTGGACGCCGCCGAGCGGATCGCGGGCTATCTGGAAAGGGTGCACTGGCAACCTTCCGGGGAAGGCCCCGGCCGGCTCATCCGCGTCTCCCACAGCGGCGCGGCGCGCGGCATCGGCGGCCTGCTGGAGGACTACGCGTTTTTCGCCGAGGGGCTGTTCGCGCTGTACGGGGTCACCGGGCACACCCGCTGGTACCGCCTCGCCGAGGCGGTCCTGGCCGCCGCCTGCGCGCGGTTCGCGGCCGACGGCGGGCTGAAGGACACAGCGGGGGAGTCGGCGCAGGTCACCGCCGCGCAGGGCGGACGGGACGGTCTGGACGTGTTCGACAACGCCGCCCCCAGCGGCGCCGCCGCCCTGGCCGGGGCGCTGGTGACCCACGCGGCCCTGTCCGGCTCGACGGCGGACCGCGCCCTCGCGGCCAACATCCTGTCGCTGCTGCCTCCGCTCGCGCTCCGGGCACCGCGCGTGGCCGGCTGGCTGCTCGCGACGGCCCAGGCCGCTCTCGCCGGCCCCGTCGAGGCCGCCGTCGCCGGGCCGGACACGCCGGAACGGGCCGCGCTGCACCGGGAACTGCTGCGCTCCGCCAGCCCCGGCCTTGTCATCGCGGTCCAGGACGACGACGCCGGGCCGCCCGTGCCGCTGCTGCGTGGCCGCGGCGCGGCCCCGGACGGCAGCCCGCAGGTGTTCCTGTGCCGGGACATGGTCTGCGACCTTCCGGCAGGTTCCGTCGAAGAGGTGCGCCGGCGGCTGGCTAGGATGGCTTCATGA
- a CDS encoding HAD family phosphatase, translating to MISQDGFDLVVFDCDGVLVDSEVISVRVDQRVLADLGWELELDEIVERFVGKSEAHFVATVEQQLDIRLADGWDREYGLWYQEAFERDLEAVDGIEEALDRLQLPHCVASSGSHEKMRRTLSRTGLLHRFEGRIFSATEVANGKPAPDLFLHAAARLNTAPELCAVVEDSAYGVQAARAAGMHVFAYAGGVTPAARLAGPGTTVFSDMRQLPELIAAGRPC from the coding sequence ATGATTTCCCAAGACGGCTTTGACCTGGTGGTTTTCGATTGTGACGGCGTCCTGGTGGATTCCGAGGTGATCTCCGTCCGGGTGGACCAGCGGGTGCTGGCAGATCTCGGCTGGGAGCTGGAACTGGATGAAATCGTTGAACGGTTCGTCGGGAAGTCCGAGGCGCACTTTGTTGCCACCGTCGAGCAGCAGCTGGATATCCGGCTGGCCGACGGTTGGGACCGCGAGTACGGGCTCTGGTACCAGGAGGCGTTTGAACGCGACCTTGAGGCGGTTGACGGCATCGAGGAGGCCCTGGACCGGCTGCAGCTGCCGCACTGCGTGGCCTCCAGCGGCAGCCACGAGAAGATGCGCCGGACCCTGAGCCGGACCGGGCTGCTGCACCGGTTCGAGGGACGCATCTTTAGCGCCACGGAGGTCGCGAACGGCAAACCGGCACCGGATTTGTTCCTCCACGCCGCCGCACGGCTCAACACGGCTCCGGAACTGTGCGCCGTCGTCGAGGACAGTGCCTATGGCGTGCAGGCTGCCCGGGCCGCCGGAATGCACGTCTTCGCCTATGCAGGCGGCGTCACCCCGGCCGCGCGGCTGGCCGGACCAGGGACAACCGTCTTTTCCGACATGCGCCAGCTGCCCGAGCTCATCGCTGCCGGGCGCCCCTGCTGA
- a CDS encoding hemolysin III family protein, with the protein MESNSPEPRPERPATERTPVDDAAVRLAELLMIKPKWRGWIHTVTAPLALAAGLVLVILAPADLKVACAVYAVTGVLLFGVSAVYHRGNWSPRVKMVLKRLDHTNIMLVIAGSYTPLAWALLDRQKAEVLLWVIWSGAVLGVLFRLLWTNAPRWLYVPIYIALGCGALFYLPDFFAANVASAVLICVGGVFYITGAVFYALKKPNFSYEHFGFHELFHAMTVVAFAAHYIAIAIAVLS; encoded by the coding sequence ATGGAGAGCAACAGTCCGGAACCCCGTCCGGAGCGTCCGGCAACTGAGCGGACCCCGGTGGACGATGCCGCGGTGCGGCTTGCCGAACTGCTGATGATCAAGCCCAAATGGCGGGGCTGGATCCACACGGTGACGGCCCCGCTGGCGCTGGCCGCCGGGCTGGTGCTCGTGATCCTGGCTCCGGCGGATCTGAAGGTCGCGTGTGCCGTCTACGCCGTCACCGGGGTACTGCTGTTCGGCGTCAGCGCCGTGTATCACCGCGGGAACTGGTCCCCGCGGGTCAAGATGGTCCTGAAGCGCCTGGACCACACCAATATCATGCTGGTGATCGCCGGAAGCTACACGCCGCTGGCCTGGGCCCTGCTGGACCGGCAGAAGGCCGAAGTGCTGTTGTGGGTCATCTGGTCCGGCGCCGTTCTGGGCGTGTTGTTCCGGCTCCTGTGGACCAACGCCCCGCGCTGGCTCTACGTGCCGATCTACATCGCCTTGGGCTGCGGGGCGCTGTTCTACCTCCCGGACTTCTTCGCCGCGAATGTCGCCTCGGCGGTGCTGATCTGCGTCGGCGGCGTCTTCTACATCACCGGCGCCGTCTTCTACGCGCTGAAGAAGCCGAACTTCAGCTATGAGCACTTCGGCTTCCACGAACTGTTCCATGCCATGACGGTGGTCGCCTTCGCCGCGCACTACATCGCCATTGCCATCGCGGTCCTGAGCTGA
- a CDS encoding isoprenyl transferase — MELPGFLYGFYERNLQRSLDPERIPRHIGVMVDGNRRWARQFNAPTSQGHQAGADKIHEFLGWCQELGVKVVTLYMLSTDNMNRSGEELDLLMGIIANTMDRLDEDADISVHAMGAPELLPDYLAERLNKLTARTPVHEKLHVNVAVGYGGRREIVDAVRELLHDAVARGADIAQLADDLTVDDISRFLYTRGQPDPDLVIRTSGEQRLSGFLMWQSAYSEFYFCEALWPAFRKVDFLRALRDYAGRQRRFGA, encoded by the coding sequence ATGGAATTGCCCGGATTCCTCTACGGCTTTTACGAGCGCAACTTGCAGCGTTCCCTCGACCCGGAACGGATCCCCCGGCACATCGGTGTCATGGTCGACGGCAATCGGCGCTGGGCCCGCCAGTTCAACGCCCCCACGAGCCAGGGGCACCAGGCCGGCGCGGACAAGATCCACGAATTCCTCGGCTGGTGCCAGGAGCTTGGCGTCAAGGTGGTCACCCTGTACATGCTCTCGACGGACAACATGAACCGGTCGGGGGAGGAACTGGACCTCCTGATGGGCATTATCGCCAACACGATGGACCGGCTGGATGAGGACGCGGACATCTCGGTGCACGCGATGGGGGCGCCGGAACTGCTGCCGGATTATCTGGCCGAGCGGCTGAACAAACTGACGGCCCGCACGCCCGTGCACGAAAAGCTGCACGTCAATGTCGCCGTCGGCTACGGCGGGCGGCGGGAAATCGTCGACGCCGTCCGGGAACTGCTGCACGACGCCGTCGCCCGCGGCGCGGACATCGCACAACTGGCCGATGACCTCACCGTGGATGACATCTCCCGGTTCCTCTACACGCGCGGCCAGCCGGACCCTGACCTTGTGATCCGGACCTCCGGAGAGCAGCGGCTATCCGGGTTCCTCATGTGGCAAAGCGCGTACAGTGAGTTCTACTTCTGCGAGGCCCTGTGGCCGGCCTTCCGCAAGGTCGACTTCCTGCGCGCCCTGCGCGATTACGCCGGCAGGCAGCGCCGCTTCGGCGCCTGA
- a CDS encoding PhoH family protein, with the protein MAISEQLPVSEQGQKATSRAKRATSKTGAAHADAAAGLAVSGEGTERRGTARSFVIDTSVLLSDPRALLRFAEHEVILPIVVITELEGKRHDPELGYFARKALRLLDDLRLEHGGLDRPIPLGRDGGTLMVELNHISAEVLPAGFRGADNDSRILAVAKNLANEGRDVTVVSKDLPMRVKASAMGLLADEYRNELVKDSGWTGVAEVDAGEDEVATLYGHEPVFIPAAAEMPTNTGLVLLSNRGSALGRVGADKQVRLVKGDRDVFGLHGRSAEQRLAIDLLMDPSVGIVSLGGRAGTGKSALALCAGLEAVLERREHRKVIVFRPLYAVGGQELGYLPGSEAEKMNPWAQAVFDTLGALVSQEVVEEVMDRGMLEVMPLTHIRGRSLHDAFVIVDEAQSLEKNVLLTVMSRIGQNSKIVLTHDVAQRDNLRVGRHDGVAAVVETLKGHPLFGHVTLTRSERSPIAALVTDLLEGAEI; encoded by the coding sequence GTGGCTATTTCTGAGCAACTGCCCGTTTCCGAACAGGGACAGAAAGCTACCTCTCGCGCCAAGCGAGCCACCTCAAAGACCGGTGCAGCGCATGCAGACGCTGCGGCCGGTCTTGCTGTTTCCGGGGAAGGAACAGAGCGCCGGGGCACGGCCCGCAGTTTCGTGATCGACACCTCCGTGCTGCTCTCCGATCCGCGGGCCCTCCTGCGCTTCGCCGAGCACGAGGTCATCCTGCCGATCGTCGTCATCACCGAGCTCGAAGGAAAGCGGCACGACCCCGAACTGGGCTACTTCGCGCGCAAAGCGCTCCGGCTGCTGGATGACCTGCGGCTCGAGCACGGCGGCCTGGACCGGCCCATCCCGCTCGGCCGCGACGGCGGCACGCTCATGGTGGAGCTGAACCACATCTCCGCCGAGGTGCTCCCGGCCGGCTTCCGCGGGGCGGACAACGACAGCCGCATCCTGGCGGTGGCGAAGAACCTGGCCAATGAGGGCCGCGATGTCACCGTGGTGTCCAAGGACCTGCCGATGCGCGTCAAAGCATCGGCGATGGGGCTGCTGGCCGACGAATACCGCAACGAACTCGTCAAGGACTCCGGCTGGACCGGCGTCGCCGAGGTCGACGCGGGCGAGGACGAGGTCGCCACCCTCTATGGGCACGAACCCGTGTTCATCCCGGCCGCGGCCGAGATGCCGACCAACACCGGGCTCGTGCTGCTGTCCAACCGCGGCTCGGCCCTTGGGCGGGTCGGGGCGGACAAGCAGGTCCGGCTCGTCAAGGGGGACCGCGACGTCTTCGGGCTCCACGGGCGCTCCGCCGAGCAGCGGCTCGCGATCGACCTCCTGATGGACCCCTCGGTCGGCATCGTGTCCCTGGGCGGCCGCGCCGGCACCGGCAAATCCGCCCTGGCCCTCTGCGCCGGCCTCGAGGCCGTCCTGGAGCGCCGGGAGCACCGCAAGGTGATCGTCTTCCGGCCCCTGTACGCCGTGGGCGGCCAGGAACTGGGCTACCTTCCCGGATCCGAGGCGGAAAAGATGAACCCCTGGGCCCAGGCCGTCTTTGACACGCTCGGCGCCCTGGTCAGCCAGGAAGTCGTGGAAGAGGTGATGGACCGGGGCATGCTCGAAGTCATGCCGCTGACCCACATCCGCGGCCGCTCACTGCACGACGCCTTCGTGATCGTCGACGAGGCCCAGTCCCTGGAGAAGAACGTGCTCCTCACCGTGATGAGCCGGATCGGACAGAACTCCAAGATCGTCCTGACCCATGATGTCGCCCAGCGCGACAACCTCCGCGTGGGCCGGCACGACGGCGTGGCCGCCGTGGTCGAGACGCTCAAGGGCCATCCGCTGTTCGGCCACGTCACCCTCACCCGCTCGGAGCGCTCGCCGATCGCGGCCCTGGTGACGGATCTGCTGGAGGGGGCGGAGATCTAA
- a CDS encoding A24 family peptidase, with translation MIERLGDLGAASPLAFWLALAACAYFFVMAVRLTVIDVRHHLLPDRIVFPSYAIAGVLLLGAAASRLLPLGQSAAGTPVAGLFGVPGLRVLAGGAALWLFYFLLHTVYPPGMGFGDVKLAGVLGMYLGFLGWGHVFAGTFAAFVLGGLWSLGLLLARRGTLQSAIPFGPFMLAGTAAAMLLLPAS, from the coding sequence GTGATCGAACGACTCGGCGACCTCGGGGCTGCCAGCCCGCTGGCTTTCTGGCTGGCGCTGGCCGCGTGTGCCTATTTTTTCGTCATGGCCGTGCGGCTTACCGTGATCGACGTCCGGCACCATCTGCTGCCGGACCGGATCGTGTTCCCCTCCTATGCGATTGCCGGGGTCCTGCTGCTGGGCGCGGCCGCCAGCCGGTTGCTGCCCCTCGGGCAGTCGGCCGCCGGCACGCCCGTCGCAGGGCTGTTCGGCGTGCCGGGGCTCCGCGTCCTGGCCGGCGGCGCGGCCCTGTGGCTCTTCTATTTCCTCCTGCACACGGTGTATCCGCCGGGAATGGGGTTCGGCGACGTTAAGCTCGCGGGCGTCCTGGGCATGTATCTGGGTTTCCTGGGCTGGGGGCACGTCTTTGCCGGGACCTTCGCGGCGTTCGTCCTGGGCGGCCTGTGGAGCCTGGGCCTGCTGCTGGCCCGCCGCGGCACGCTGCAATCGGCCATTCCCTTCGGCCCGTTCATGCTGGCAGGCACGGCGGCGGCCATGCTGCTCCTGCCCGCAAGTTAG